The Pseudomonas sp. FP2309 genome has a window encoding:
- a CDS encoding DUF4892 domain-containing protein, with the protein MSVRNGCIRILGLSLLSPLVFAADVPGSQDLPSVARQIDAQIVDYRPAEEKERIYPMGAIRKISGQLRYEGQATARGQTTAITYEMPSEHSSEAAFTATREALQAKGAQLLFWCKARDCGESSLWANEIFGNAKLVGADGQQEYLLLRLAAPQDNSLIALYGITRGNRRAYLHVEQLDASAPLGDLLPTSATLLRELKSTGELDFPALGGEPDATWVTLISRGLNLDTTSRISLTGPTAEAWRQALVDSGVRAARLETGSAETKGLHLHLIR; encoded by the coding sequence ATGAGCGTGCGCAATGGATGTATCCGTATCCTCGGGCTGAGCCTTCTCAGCCCATTGGTCTTCGCTGCCGACGTACCGGGTAGTCAGGACCTGCCCTCCGTGGCCCGTCAGATCGACGCACAAATCGTCGATTACCGCCCCGCCGAAGAAAAAGAACGCATCTACCCCATGGGCGCGATTCGCAAGATCAGCGGCCAACTGCGCTATGAAGGCCAAGCCACCGCGCGCGGCCAAACCACGGCGATCACCTACGAGATGCCCTCCGAGCACAGCTCCGAGGCGGCGTTTACCGCCACCCGCGAAGCGTTGCAGGCCAAAGGTGCGCAACTGTTGTTCTGGTGCAAGGCCCGTGACTGTGGCGAAAGCAGCCTGTGGGCCAACGAGATTTTCGGCAATGCCAAACTGGTCGGTGCCGACGGTCAGCAGGAATACCTGCTGCTGCGTCTGGCCGCACCGCAGGACAATTCCCTGATCGCGCTGTACGGCATCACCCGCGGCAACCGCCGTGCCTACCTGCATGTGGAGCAATTGGATGCCAGCGCGCCGCTGGGCGACCTGCTCCCCACCTCGGCAACCCTATTGCGCGAGTTGAAAAGCACGGGCGAGCTGGACTTTCCCGCGTTGGGCGGCGAGCCTGATGCGACCTGGGTCACCTTGATTTCCCGTGGCTTGAACCTCGACACCACCTCTCGCATCAGCTTGACCGGCCCGACGGCCGAAGCCTGGCGCCAGGCCCTGGTCGACAGCGGCGTGCGCGCTGCGCGTCTGGAAACCGGCAGCGCTGAAACCAAAGGTCTGCACCTGCATCTGATACGCTGA
- a CDS encoding AI-2E family transporter produces the protein MLNNDRLLVQILLLVLFGASVWVMAPFWSALFWGAVLAFASWPLMVLLTRWLGGRESLAAGILTLGWMLLVALPLVWLGFNLADHVRDVVALIKDIQVDGLPEAPTWLGSIPFVGERLVGMWDSIDQQGAALMISLKPYLGQVGNWLLARSAQIGGGILELTLSLVFVFFFYRDGPRLAMFVHRLLERLIGDRAGYYIELVAGTVQRVVNGVIGTAAAQAVLALIGFLIAGVPGALVLGIVTFLLSLIPMGPPLVWIPATAWLAWKGDYTYAVFLGVWGTFIISGVDNVLKPYLISRGGNLPLVIVLLGVFGGLIAFGFIGLFIGPTLLAVAYSLLTDWSATHAQGRREDKTL, from the coding sequence ATGCTCAATAACGATCGCCTGCTGGTGCAAATCCTGCTGCTGGTGCTTTTTGGTGCCAGCGTCTGGGTGATGGCGCCGTTCTGGTCGGCGCTGTTCTGGGGCGCGGTACTGGCGTTTGCCAGTTGGCCGCTGATGGTGTTGCTGACACGTTGGCTGGGCGGCCGTGAGTCCCTGGCCGCCGGCATCCTCACCCTGGGCTGGATGTTATTGGTGGCGTTGCCGTTGGTATGGCTGGGGTTCAACCTGGCGGACCACGTGCGTGACGTCGTGGCGTTGATCAAGGACATTCAGGTCGACGGCCTGCCCGAGGCACCGACCTGGCTGGGCTCGATCCCCTTTGTCGGGGAGCGCCTGGTCGGCATGTGGGACAGCATCGACCAGCAGGGCGCGGCATTGATGATCAGCCTCAAACCGTACCTGGGCCAGGTGGGCAATTGGTTGCTGGCGCGCAGTGCGCAGATCGGTGGCGGCATCCTCGAGCTGACCCTGAGCCTGGTGTTCGTGTTCTTTTTCTATCGCGATGGACCGCGTTTGGCGATGTTCGTCCACCGTCTGCTGGAGCGCCTGATCGGTGACCGCGCCGGTTACTACATCGAACTGGTGGCCGGGACCGTACAGCGGGTGGTCAACGGTGTGATCGGCACCGCCGCCGCCCAGGCCGTGCTTGCGCTGATCGGCTTTCTGATCGCCGGCGTGCCGGGCGCGCTGGTGCTGGGGATCGTGACCTTCCTGCTCAGCCTGATCCCCATGGGGCCGCCGCTGGTGTGGATCCCGGCTACGGCCTGGCTGGCGTGGAAGGGCGATTACACCTACGCGGTGTTCCTGGGGGTGTGGGGCACCTTCATCATCAGCGGCGTGGACAACGTGCTTAAACCGTACCTGATCAGCCGTGGCGGCAACCTGCCGCTGGTGATCGTGTTGCTCGGGGTGTTCGGCGGTTTGATCGCCTTTGGCTTTATCGGCCTGTTTATTGGCCCAACCCTACTGGCGGTGGCCTACAGCCTGCTGACGGATTGGAGTGCCACCCATGCCCAGGGCCGCCGGGAAGATAAAACCCTTTAA
- a CDS encoding HAMP domain-containing sensor histidine kinase: MRAPFNTLFGRLFGVLLVAIVLAHALAFFWFHHYGHPPPPPPPERFIELPDGSMAPMREKHSRPWFGGPVVPLTFQFVSLIIAAWYGAKLLSRPIQRLSEAAERLSLDLNSPPLDESGPREARQAASTFNLMQKRIREQVSQRARMLGAVSHDLRTPLSRLKLRLEQIEDTKLQGQMRQDLDDMIGMLDATLSYLHEQRTSETRHWLDVQALVESMSENAQDQGSDVQVAGTCVPLQVQPMALRSCLNNLIDNALRYAGMARIELTDSREALVIRVIDHGPGIAADQREAVFEPFFRLEGSRNRNSGGVGLGMTIAKDAVERLGGRLSLEETPGGGLTAVMWLPRA, translated from the coding sequence ATGCGGGCCCCCTTCAACACACTGTTCGGTCGGCTGTTTGGCGTGTTGCTGGTGGCGATTGTGCTGGCCCATGCATTGGCGTTCTTCTGGTTTCACCATTACGGGCACCCGCCTCCGCCGCCGCCCCCCGAGCGGTTTATCGAGCTGCCGGACGGAAGCATGGCGCCGATGCGCGAGAAGCATTCACGGCCCTGGTTCGGCGGGCCGGTGGTGCCCCTGACGTTTCAATTCGTCTCACTGATCATCGCAGCCTGGTACGGCGCCAAACTGCTGAGCCGGCCGATCCAACGCCTCAGCGAGGCGGCGGAGCGTTTAAGCCTCGACCTCAACAGCCCGCCCCTTGATGAGTCGGGCCCGCGGGAGGCGCGGCAGGCGGCCTCGACTTTCAACCTGATGCAAAAGCGCATTCGCGAACAGGTCAGTCAGCGCGCGCGCATGCTCGGCGCCGTGTCCCACGACCTGCGCACCCCGCTGTCACGCCTCAAGCTGCGCCTGGAACAGATCGAGGACACCAAGCTACAGGGCCAGATGCGCCAGGACCTCGACGACATGATCGGCATGCTCGATGCCACCCTGAGCTATTTGCACGAACAGCGCACCAGCGAAACCCGGCACTGGCTGGACGTGCAGGCGCTGGTGGAGTCGATGAGTGAAAATGCCCAGGACCAGGGCTCGGACGTGCAGGTGGCCGGCACCTGCGTGCCCTTGCAGGTACAACCGATGGCACTACGTTCATGTTTGAACAACCTGATCGACAACGCCCTGCGCTACGCCGGCATGGCACGGATCGAACTTACGGATAGCCGCGAAGCCCTGGTTATCCGCGTGATCGACCACGGCCCCGGGATTGCCGCCGACCAGCGCGAGGCGGTGTTCGAACCCTTCTTCCGCCTGGAAGGCTCGCGCAATCGCAATTCCGGCGGCGTCGGCCTGGGCATGACCATTGCCAAAGATGCCGTGGAACGCCTGGGCGGCCGCCTGAGTTTGGAAGAGACCCCAGGCGGCGGTCTGACGGCGGTGATGTGGCTGCCGAGGGCTTAA
- a CDS encoding response regulator has protein sequence MGLGAYADRNNQADDRTMQTPLVPVKDEQKGAVIADDKRWNTRALIVDDDVPIRELLIDYLARFNIFATGVTDGAAMRLAMQADTFDVVVLDLMLPGEDGLSICRWLRAESDIPILMLTARCEPTDRIIGLELGADDYMSKPFEPRELVARIQTILRRVRDDRTEQRANIRFDNWRLNSVLRQLVADDGLVVPLSNAEFRLLWVFIERPRRVLSREQLLDAARGRSIEAFDRSIDLLVSRLRQKLGDDPKAPQLIKTVRGEGYLFDARDIG, from the coding sequence ATGGGGCTGGGCGCCTATGCTGACCGCAACAACCAGGCAGATGATCGCACTATGCAGACCCCTCTTGTCCCAGTGAAAGACGAGCAAAAAGGCGCGGTAATCGCCGATGACAAACGCTGGAACACCCGTGCGCTGATCGTCGATGACGATGTGCCGATCCGCGAACTGCTGATCGACTACCTGGCCCGCTTCAATATTTTTGCCACGGGCGTGACCGACGGCGCCGCGATGCGCCTGGCCATGCAAGCCGACACTTTTGATGTCGTGGTACTCGACCTGATGCTGCCGGGCGAAGACGGCCTGTCGATATGCCGCTGGCTGCGCGCGGAGTCGGACATTCCAATCCTGATGCTCACCGCCCGCTGCGAGCCCACCGACCGCATCATCGGCCTGGAGCTGGGCGCCGACGACTACATGTCCAAGCCGTTCGAACCGCGCGAGCTGGTGGCACGCATCCAGACCATCCTGCGCCGCGTGCGCGATGACCGCACCGAGCAACGCGCCAACATCCGCTTCGATAATTGGCGCCTCAACAGCGTGCTGCGCCAGCTGGTGGCCGACGATGGCCTGGTGGTGCCACTGTCCAACGCCGAATTTCGCCTGTTGTGGGTGTTTATCGAGCGCCCGCGCCGGGTATTGAGCCGTGAACAATTGCTCGATGCGGCCCGTGGTCGTTCCATCGAAGCCTTTGATCGCAGCATCGACCTGCTGGTCTCGCGCCTGCGCCAAAAACTGGGGGATGACCCCAAGGCCCCGCAGTTGATCAAGACCGTGCGCGGTGAGGGCTACCTGTTCGACGCGCGGGATATCGGTTGA
- the pyrF gene encoding orotidine-5'-phosphate decarboxylase produces MSVCQTPIIVALDYPTRDAALKLADQLDPKLCRVKVGKELFTSCAAEIVGTLRDKGFEVFLDLKFHDIPNTTAMAVKAAAEMGVWMVNVHCSGGLRMMTACREVLEQRSGPKPLLIGVTVLTSMEREDLAAIGLDIEPQEQVLRLAALAQKAGLDGLVCSALEAQALKTAHPSLQLVTPGIRPAGSAQDDQRRILTPRQALDAGSDYLVIGRPISQAADPAKALAAVVAEIA; encoded by the coding sequence ATGTCCGTCTGCCAGACTCCTATCATCGTCGCCCTGGATTACCCCACCCGTGACGCCGCACTGAAGCTGGCTGACCAGTTGGACCCCAAGCTTTGCCGGGTCAAGGTCGGCAAGGAACTGTTCACCAGTTGTGCCGCGGAAATCGTCGGCACCCTGCGTGACAAAGGCTTCGAGGTGTTCCTCGACCTCAAATTCCACGATATCCCCAACACCACCGCGATGGCGGTCAAGGCGGCCGCCGAGATGGGCGTGTGGATGGTCAACGTGCACTGCTCCGGCGGCCTGCGCATGATGACTGCCTGCCGCGAAGTGCTGGAACAGCGCAGCGGCCCCAAGCCCCTGCTGATTGGTGTGACCGTGCTGACCAGCATGGAGCGCGAAGACCTGGCCGCCATCGGCCTGGACATCGAACCCCAGGAGCAGGTGCTGCGCTTGGCGGCCCTGGCGCAAAAAGCCGGCCTGGATGGCCTGGTGTGTTCGGCGTTGGAAGCGCAGGCGTTGAAAACCGCCCATCCATCGCTGCAACTGGTGACGCCGGGGATCCGTCCGGCGGGCAGCGCCCAGGATGATCAGCGCCGTATTCTGACCCCGCGCCAGGCATTGGACGCAGGCTCGGACTACCTGGTGATCGGCCGTCCGATCAGCCAGGCAGCGGATCCGGCGAAGGCGTTGGCGGCAGTCGTGGCCGAGATCGCCTGA
- a CDS encoding NADP-dependent oxidoreductase, which yields MTAQTNRQFLLAKRPVGAATRDTFTYQEVPVGTPQDGQVLVRNEYLSLDPAMRGWMNEGKSYIPPVGLGDVMRALGVGQVIASNNPAFAVGDYVNGALGVQDYFVGEPRGFYKVDPKLAPLPRYLSALGMTGMTAYFALLETGAPKAGETVVISGAAGAVGSIAGQIAKLKGCRVVGIAGGADKCKFLVDELGFDAAIDYKSEDVPAALKRECPKGVDVYFDNVGGDILDAVLSRLALKARVVICGAISQYNNKEAVKGPANYLSLLVNRARMEGFVVMDHAANFAAAGQEMAGWMAQGKLKSKEDIVEGLETFPETLMKLFNGENFGKLVLKVS from the coding sequence ATGACCGCCCAGACCAACCGCCAATTCCTGCTCGCCAAACGCCCGGTCGGCGCGGCCACACGGGATACCTTCACCTACCAGGAAGTGCCGGTCGGCACGCCACAGGATGGGCAGGTGCTGGTACGCAACGAATATCTGTCACTCGACCCGGCCATGCGCGGCTGGATGAATGAGGGCAAGTCCTACATCCCGCCTGTCGGCCTTGGCGACGTGATGCGTGCGCTGGGGGTAGGCCAAGTGATTGCCTCCAACAACCCGGCATTCGCGGTCGGCGACTACGTCAACGGCGCCCTCGGGGTGCAGGATTACTTCGTGGGTGAGCCGCGCGGTTTCTACAAGGTCGACCCGAAACTGGCGCCTCTGCCGCGCTACCTGTCGGCATTGGGGATGACCGGCATGACCGCCTACTTCGCGCTGCTGGAAACCGGCGCACCCAAAGCCGGCGAAACGGTGGTGATTTCCGGCGCGGCCGGAGCCGTCGGCAGCATTGCCGGGCAAATCGCCAAGCTCAAGGGCTGCCGCGTGGTCGGCATTGCCGGTGGTGCGGACAAGTGCAAGTTCCTGGTCGATGAACTGGGCTTCGACGCAGCCATCGATTACAAGAGCGAAGACGTGCCCGCCGCCCTCAAGCGCGAATGCCCTAAAGGGGTGGACGTGTATTTCGATAACGTCGGTGGCGACATTCTCGACGCCGTGCTCAGCCGTCTGGCGTTGAAGGCACGGGTGGTGATTTGCGGTGCCATCAGCCAGTACAACAACAAAGAAGCAGTGAAAGGCCCGGCCAACTATTTGTCACTGCTGGTGAACCGTGCGCGGATGGAAGGCTTCGTGGTGATGGACCACGCGGCGAACTTTGCCGCTGCCGGGCAGGAAATGGCCGGCTGGATGGCGCAAGGCAAGCTCAAGAGCAAGGAAGATATCGTGGAGGGGCTGGAGACGTTCCCGGAGACGTTGATGAAGTTGTTCAACGGCGAGAACTTTGGGAAGTTGGTGCTGAAGGTCAGCTAA
- a CDS encoding SDR family oxidoreductase produces the protein MSMTFSGQVALVTGAAAGIGRATALAFAAEGLKVVVADLDVAGGEGTVAMIQQTGGEALFVRCNVTLEADVQQMMAQTLSAYGRLDYAFNNAGIEIEKGKLADGSLDEFDAIMGVNVKGVWLCMKYQLPLLLAQGGGAIVNTASVAGLGAAPKMSIYAASKHAVIGLTKSAAIEYAKKKIRVNAVCPAVIDTDMFRRAYEADPRKAEFAAAMHPVGRIGKVEEIASAVLYLCSDGAAFTTGHALAVDGGATAI, from the coding sequence ATGAGCATGACGTTTTCCGGCCAGGTCGCCCTGGTGACTGGCGCTGCTGCCGGTATTGGCCGCGCCACTGCGTTGGCGTTCGCCGCTGAAGGCCTGAAGGTCGTGGTTGCTGATCTGGATGTGGCGGGGGGCGAAGGCACCGTCGCAATGATCCAGCAAACCGGTGGCGAGGCGCTGTTTGTGCGCTGCAACGTCACCCTGGAGGCGGATGTGCAACAAATGATGGCTCAGACGCTCAGTGCCTACGGTCGCCTGGACTACGCGTTCAATAACGCGGGGATAGAAATCGAGAAGGGCAAGCTGGCGGACGGCAGCCTGGATGAGTTCGACGCGATCATGGGCGTCAACGTCAAGGGGGTGTGGTTGTGCATGAAGTACCAACTGCCGCTGCTGCTCGCCCAAGGCGGCGGTGCCATCGTCAACACGGCGTCGGTGGCCGGCCTGGGGGCTGCGCCGAAGATGAGTATTTATGCGGCCTCCAAGCACGCAGTGATCGGCCTGACCAAGTCGGCGGCTATCGAGTACGCAAAGAAGAAGATCCGCGTGAACGCCGTCTGCCCGGCGGTGATCGACACGGATATGTTCCGCCGCGCCTATGAAGCGGACCCGCGCAAGGCCGAGTTCGCCGCAGCCATGCACCCGGTTGGGCGGATCGGCAAGGTCGAGGAAATCGCCAGTGCCGTGCTGTATCTGTGCAGCGACGGGGCCGCGTTTACCACTGGGCATGCCCTGGCGGTGGACGGTGGTGCGACGGCGATCTAG
- a CDS encoding PLP-dependent aminotransferase family protein has protein sequence MDLGIDRQALVPVVQQIVSAVAEWIRKDGVSPGTRLPSIRQLALDNLLSQSSVIEAFERMVAQGMLAPRPGAGFVVAQPSVQTEGHWYEGAEREWGAFADNPLGELKLGCGWLPDAWHESDDIRYAIREVARSDTAGLFNYSTPLGLPVLREQLLKHLTRIHIATSLDRILTTAGASHAQDLLIRTLLRAGDSVVVETPGYGNLYRQLTFQGVHLLSVPRTRGGPDLSVLEALLQQHRPKCLFIHSLYHNPTGTSLCRAVAERLLELARRDNFLIIEEDVYGDLQHASCTRLSALAQDDRVIYIASFSKTLSSALRVGYLCASTAIITQLVSLKTLTGFGTSRFAEAVVATLLANGTYRKWVQRLRKRLRTDMAATLQVLDDEEWEVFAVPAGGMLVWARPPGGELSRLQACARRLGVLLSPGALFSPTGEPSQWLRINVAYATDQRALELFRTMGPARSTSTILKTTSV, from the coding sequence ATGGATTTAGGGATTGATCGACAAGCCCTTGTACCGGTGGTGCAGCAAATCGTCAGTGCAGTGGCGGAGTGGATTCGCAAGGACGGGGTGAGCCCCGGCACTCGCTTGCCGTCCATCCGGCAGTTGGCGCTGGATAACCTGCTCAGTCAATCCAGCGTGATCGAGGCATTTGAACGGATGGTTGCCCAGGGGATGCTGGCTCCGCGGCCGGGGGCGGGGTTTGTGGTGGCCCAACCGTCGGTCCAGACCGAGGGCCACTGGTACGAAGGCGCGGAACGGGAGTGGGGCGCCTTTGCCGATAACCCGTTGGGAGAGTTGAAACTTGGCTGCGGCTGGTTGCCGGATGCCTGGCATGAAAGCGATGACATCCGCTACGCCATCCGTGAAGTGGCCCGTTCCGACACCGCTGGGCTGTTCAACTACAGCACCCCCCTGGGTCTGCCGGTGCTGCGCGAGCAACTGCTCAAGCACCTGACCCGGATTCACATCGCCACCAGCCTGGACCGCATCCTCACCACCGCAGGTGCCAGCCATGCTCAGGACCTGCTGATACGTACGTTACTCAGAGCGGGTGACAGCGTGGTGGTTGAAACCCCGGGCTATGGCAACCTCTATCGGCAACTGACGTTCCAGGGCGTGCACCTCTTGTCAGTGCCGCGCACCCGAGGCGGGCCGGACCTGTCGGTGCTGGAGGCACTGTTGCAGCAGCATCGGCCCAAATGTCTGTTCATCCACAGCCTTTATCACAACCCCACCGGGACCAGCCTGTGTCGCGCGGTCGCTGAGCGTTTGCTGGAGCTGGCGCGTCGCGATAACTTCCTGATCATTGAAGAGGACGTCTACGGTGATTTGCAGCACGCCAGTTGCACGCGGCTGTCGGCGCTGGCCCAGGACGATCGTGTGATCTATATCGCGAGTTTTTCCAAGACCCTGAGCAGTGCCTTGCGCGTCGGCTATCTCTGCGCGAGCACGGCGATTATCACCCAATTGGTCAGCCTCAAGACCTTGACCGGCTTCGGTACCTCGCGGTTTGCCGAGGCGGTGGTCGCCACGCTGCTGGCCAATGGCACGTACCGCAAATGGGTGCAGCGCCTGCGTAAACGGCTGCGTACGGACATGGCTGCTACCTTGCAGGTGCTCGATGACGAAGAGTGGGAGGTCTTTGCTGTACCGGCCGGCGGCATGCTGGTGTGGGCGCGACCCCCTGGGGGCGAGCTTTCGCGGCTACAAGCGTGTGCCCGGCGGCTGGGGGTGTTGTTATCGCCTGGGGCGTTATTCAGTCCGACCGGCGAACCCAGCCAGTGGCTGCGCATCAATGTGGCCTATGCTACTGATCAGCGGGCCTTGGAACTGTTCCG